The Caulifigura coniformis genome includes a region encoding these proteins:
- a CDS encoding phage major capsid protein, whose amino-acid sequence MLRLKAKLDLRAAGHRNGKPRRFSILAYNGGKMLVEGFELPVVLDLAGLEAPGSFPILLDHQATTETTLGSVDKIQNDGKCLALAGLVTGVSTQVQNVLAAADAGQQWQASVGVHCSDCFDVPAGQVVKINGRDHRGPFTHVRRGLLYETSVLPAGADSTTKVNLAARRAAKVLRGSVMPDFETWVRENFGTEVASLTPEIIMLLQERYDALANSTSTGEVAEVPETVAAGAAFGVRASAAAESRRIAACQRIAARHPNILATAIERGWSAETTELHVLRAGARNAAPDNSRRYGTPMEADRNVLSASLLLRCSGGEKVALKAYGERVVEAARRQRVTNLVDLAKESLRAAGHDPDAHGSRDQMLRASFSTTSLPNILADTVGRSLVSAYEETTSDWRSFCYVASAEDFRQQLGIRPAAIGNLEQLAPGGSITHGVIKEEATYAWRVKTFAKMLKVTREDVINDDLGFIDQLSPMLGTSAGRSLLDLIWETIMAGEANNFFSVGNANLLSSNSILGVASLQTAIGMMRAQMDSQGHNLNIQPTALAVPPLEEFRARGLLNSALLVGSTTDDELQPSGNPVYNVVPTLVVEPRLSNTKFTGNSTADWYLFGPPNARAVTVGFLQGNQTPTIEMENAPFDQLGTQMRVVFDYGCSLSDPKAAFKANAA is encoded by the coding sequence ATGCTCAGGCTCAAAGCAAAACTTGACCTTCGGGCAGCCGGACACCGGAACGGGAAACCGCGCCGGTTCAGCATCCTCGCCTACAACGGCGGGAAGATGCTGGTTGAGGGTTTTGAGTTGCCTGTCGTGCTCGACCTGGCGGGACTAGAGGCCCCTGGTAGTTTCCCGATCCTGCTCGACCATCAGGCGACGACGGAGACGACGCTTGGCTCCGTGGACAAGATTCAGAACGACGGGAAGTGCCTCGCTCTCGCGGGGCTCGTGACTGGCGTTTCGACTCAGGTCCAGAACGTGCTCGCTGCTGCTGATGCCGGCCAGCAATGGCAGGCCAGCGTGGGCGTGCACTGCAGTGATTGCTTCGACGTGCCGGCGGGGCAGGTCGTGAAGATCAACGGCCGCGACCACCGCGGTCCCTTCACGCACGTCCGCCGAGGATTGCTTTACGAGACTTCCGTTTTGCCGGCAGGGGCCGACTCGACAACGAAAGTCAATCTCGCGGCCCGTCGGGCTGCAAAAGTCCTGAGGGGAAGTGTCATGCCTGATTTTGAAACCTGGGTCCGTGAGAACTTCGGCACGGAAGTGGCGTCGCTGACTCCCGAGATCATCATGCTGTTGCAGGAGCGATACGACGCACTCGCGAACAGCACGTCGACCGGCGAAGTTGCCGAAGTGCCTGAGACCGTCGCGGCCGGCGCGGCCTTCGGCGTCCGTGCCAGTGCTGCTGCGGAGTCCCGGCGGATTGCGGCGTGCCAGCGGATTGCGGCCCGCCATCCGAACATTCTGGCGACCGCCATCGAGCGGGGCTGGAGCGCGGAAACGACGGAACTGCATGTTCTTCGTGCCGGCGCTCGAAACGCGGCTCCGGACAACTCCCGTCGATACGGGACGCCAATGGAAGCTGATCGAAACGTCCTCTCCGCGTCCCTGCTGCTGCGGTGCTCCGGCGGCGAGAAGGTGGCGCTCAAGGCCTACGGCGAACGGGTCGTCGAAGCTGCCCGCCGGCAGCGTGTGACTAATCTGGTCGACCTGGCGAAAGAGTCGCTTCGGGCGGCCGGGCACGACCCGGATGCACACGGCAGCCGCGACCAGATGTTGCGGGCTTCGTTCTCGACGACCTCGCTGCCCAACATCCTCGCCGATACCGTCGGCCGGTCGCTGGTGTCGGCCTACGAGGAGACGACCAGCGATTGGCGGTCGTTCTGCTACGTCGCGTCCGCCGAAGATTTCCGGCAGCAGCTGGGAATTCGCCCGGCGGCAATCGGCAACCTGGAGCAGCTGGCTCCGGGCGGCTCCATCACGCACGGCGTCATCAAGGAAGAGGCGACGTACGCATGGAGGGTGAAAACCTTCGCGAAGATGCTGAAGGTGACCCGCGAAGATGTCATCAACGACGACCTCGGGTTCATCGACCAGCTCTCGCCGATGCTGGGAACGTCTGCTGGCCGGTCGCTGCTCGACCTGATCTGGGAAACCATCATGGCGGGCGAGGCCAACAACTTCTTCTCCGTCGGCAACGCCAACCTGCTGTCGTCCAATTCCATCCTGGGAGTCGCCTCCCTGCAAACCGCCATCGGCATGATGCGGGCGCAGATGGACAGTCAGGGGCACAACCTGAACATCCAGCCGACGGCGCTGGCCGTTCCGCCCCTTGAGGAATTCCGGGCCCGCGGCCTGCTGAATTCGGCGCTGCTGGTGGGCAGTACCACGGACGACGAACTGCAGCCGTCGGGGAACCCGGTCTACAACGTCGTGCCAACGCTCGTGGTTGAACCGCGTCTGTCGAACACGAAGTTCACCGGCAACTCAACGGCGGACTGGTATCTCTTCGGACCGCCCAACGCCCGGGCCGTCACGGTCGGGTTCCTGCAGGGGAATCAGACTCCGACGATCGAGATGGAGAACGCCCCGTTCGATCAGCTGGGGACTCAGATGCGGGTCGTGTTCGACTACGGCTGCTCGCTGTCCGATCCGAAGGCGGCCTTCAAGGCGAACGCGGCGTAA
- a CDS encoding helix-turn-helix domain-containing protein, which translates to MEGSMEALLTREDVAEALAVSLRTVDYLRSSGKLSAVHIQRSVRFLPDEVRKFVAENTTRSGLGIL; encoded by the coding sequence ATGGAAGGAAGCATGGAAGCACTTTTGACGCGTGAGGACGTAGCCGAGGCCCTGGCTGTGTCCCTGCGAACTGTTGACTACCTGAGGTCGTCCGGCAAACTGTCGGCCGTCCACATTCAGCGGTCGGTCCGATTCCTCCCCGATGAGGTCAGGAAGTTCGTCGCTGAGAACACGACTCGTTCCGGCTTAGGAATTCTCTGA
- a CDS encoding AAA family ATPase: protein MADNAVTIDMNKVLRRGAEFRRVAEQRRLRSYIVEGIIPPSSLLLVPGLPQSGKSTLFAALATSVTAQQPFLDRKTTARTPFIWLNADCAGEDFFLDQAQKSWFPGIQDAFDEYFFDVHPDTLNSTVTSSFLAQCISVAESHLGTHQPGVLVVDTMRNAFLRGAGAGAENDPGIMAGILRPIRELTRKSGWTILLSHHSAKGSGAYAGSTAILASCDGELTLKRSPVDINRIDFVVSIRGMAPHSFKLMDTPDGLKVLAQNTGTKATSICAKLVESLPRGKSNAVTDEHLLALNMSFRKTLLRNTLNEWAASGEHDVRRIGKGRRGDPFKFYVEAVVA, encoded by the coding sequence GTGGCTGACAACGCCGTCACGATCGACATGAATAAGGTACTTCGGAGAGGAGCCGAGTTCAGAAGAGTGGCCGAACAGCGTCGTCTCCGATCTTACATCGTCGAGGGGATCATCCCCCCGTCGAGCCTACTCCTGGTTCCAGGACTACCGCAGTCGGGAAAGAGCACACTCTTCGCGGCCCTCGCGACGAGCGTTACTGCACAACAGCCATTCCTAGACCGGAAAACGACTGCCCGGACTCCGTTCATCTGGCTCAACGCCGATTGTGCCGGGGAAGACTTCTTCCTCGATCAGGCACAGAAGAGCTGGTTTCCGGGGATTCAGGATGCGTTCGATGAATACTTCTTCGACGTGCATCCTGACACGCTCAACAGCACGGTCACGTCGAGCTTCCTGGCTCAATGTATCTCAGTTGCAGAGTCCCATCTCGGGACACATCAGCCTGGTGTGCTCGTGGTCGACACTATGCGAAACGCGTTCTTACGCGGTGCCGGCGCAGGTGCTGAGAACGATCCCGGGATCATGGCCGGAATACTTCGACCGATCAGGGAACTGACACGAAAGTCCGGTTGGACGATTCTGCTCTCGCACCATTCGGCGAAGGGGTCAGGAGCTTACGCCGGATCGACTGCGATTCTGGCGAGTTGTGACGGCGAACTGACGCTGAAGAGGTCTCCAGTCGACATCAATCGCATCGACTTCGTCGTGTCGATTCGGGGGATGGCTCCGCACAGTTTCAAGCTGATGGACACGCCTGACGGTCTGAAGGTGCTGGCTCAGAACACCGGAACGAAAGCAACCAGCATTTGCGCGAAGCTCGTCGAGTCTCTTCCGCGTGGTAAGTCCAACGCAGTGACAGACGAGCATCTTCTGGCGTTGAACATGAGCTTCAGGAAGACGCTTCTCCGCAACACGCTGAACGAATGGGCGGCGAGTGGAGAGCACGACGTGCGGCGGATCGGGAAAGGCCGTAGGGGCGACCCATTCAAGTTCTACGTTGAGGCAGTTGTGGCGTGA
- a CDS encoding recombinase family protein encodes MTTTSAVIYIRVSTDEQAKVSGLGLEVQESECRAFAQAQGLSVSAVFTDGGVSRSTYLTERPAMSALLSSIKRGATVIVHKHCRLGDSVAIAMMMKEAKRKGARLLVVHGDNSGSDEALLLAGVLSIISDHELRSIASRTRKALAQKKERGEVYTRRVYGFRAVKNQLIADEAELAVIARIQVDAASGLSWAAIARGLNLARIPAPSGTDWHPRTCQRIAERASAA; translated from the coding sequence ATGACCACGACTTCCGCAGTGATCTACATTCGCGTCAGCACCGACGAACAAGCCAAGGTTTCAGGTCTCGGCCTGGAGGTCCAGGAGTCGGAGTGTCGGGCGTTCGCACAAGCACAAGGCCTCTCGGTCTCAGCGGTATTCACCGATGGCGGAGTTTCGCGGTCGACATATCTGACCGAGCGCCCGGCGATGTCAGCACTACTGTCTTCCATCAAACGCGGGGCCACGGTCATCGTCCACAAGCACTGCCGGCTTGGTGATAGTGTCGCAATCGCAATGATGATGAAGGAAGCCAAGCGGAAGGGGGCAAGGCTGTTGGTCGTCCACGGCGACAACAGCGGTTCCGACGAAGCCCTTCTCCTGGCCGGTGTGCTCTCGATCATCAGCGACCACGAACTCCGCAGCATTGCATCCCGCACGAGGAAGGCCCTGGCGCAGAAGAAGGAACGGGGCGAGGTCTACACTCGCCGCGTCTACGGGTTCCGGGCTGTCAAGAATCAGCTCATCGCCGATGAGGCCGAACTGGCCGTCATTGCCCGCATCCAAGTCGACGCAGCCTCAGGCCTGTCGTGGGCAGCGATTGCAAGGGGCTTGAATCTGGCACGCATCCCCGCACCCTCCGGAACGGACTGGCATCCCCGCACCTGCCAGCGCATTGCGGAGCGGGCTTCGGCGGCATGA